In Nymphaea colorata isolate Beijing-Zhang1983 chromosome 3, ASM883128v2, whole genome shotgun sequence, a genomic segment contains:
- the LOC116250899 gene encoding protein ASYMMETRIC LEAVES 2-like, whose amino-acid sequence MASSSSSPCAACKFLRRKCLPECVFAPYFPPDSPQKFASVHKVFGASNVSKLLNELHPSRREDAVNSLAYEAEARLSDPVYGCVGVISILQHQLKQLQADLIRARAELCSYMASAGITEQLPTTLLQAAAYAAQQHQSSGHHMQYQQHSFQAPSTLSDVGIGLGLAGGAFREGRQQQQMVESQQLAVTAPTPARAQLAMMSSYDHGNLGRLDIAAYEHGAAAGTGGGCGLGLNGPSTGFMSQLLPLRHHLQQQHASDGGGGNGCNGPSS is encoded by the coding sequence ATGGCGTCGTCTTCGAGTTCACCATGCGCAGCTTGCAAGTTCTTGAGGCGCAAGTGCCTGCCGGAATGCGTGTTCGCTCCCTACTTCCCGCCGGATAGCCCCCAGAAGTTCGCCAGCGTCCACAAGGTGTTCGGCGCCAGCAACGTCAGCAAGCTGCTGAACGAGCTCCACCCCAGCCGGCGGGAGGACGCCGTAAACTCCCTCGCCTACGAAGCCGAAGCTCGGCTAAGCGACCCCGTCTACGGCTGCGTAGGCGTCATCTCCATTCTCCAGCACCAACTCAAGCAGCTCCAGGCCGACCTCATCCGCGCCAGGGCGGAGCTCTGCAGCTACATGGCCTCCGCTGGCATCACCGAGCAGCTGCCTACTACCCTCCTCCAGGCGGCTGCCTACGCTGCCCAGCAGCACCAGTCATCCGGCCACCACATGCAGTATCAGCAACACAGCTTTCAAGCGCCGTCGACCTTGTCGGACGTCGGCATCGGTCTGGGACTGGCGGGAGGGGCCTTCAGAGAAgggcggcagcagcagcagatggTGGAGTCGCAACAGCTAGCGGTGACCGCCCCCACGCCGGCGAGGGCGCAGCTGGCGATGATGAGTAGCTACGATCACGGCAATCTCGGTAGGCTTGATATCGCTGCTTACGAGCATGGAGCTGCAGCTGGCACAGGAGGTGGTTGCGGATTGGGTCTTAATGGGCCATCGACGGGGTTCATGAGCCAGCTTCTGCCACTCCGTCATCACCTGCAGCAACAGCATGCatctgatggtggtggtggcaatGGATGCAACGGACCATCTTCCTGA